From Nitrosopumilus sp.:
CAATTGCAATACCTACCATCAACCCAATCAAAATCAATCCTATTGCAAATGTAGGATCTGATACCAATTCATCAGGATTGGACAATACACTTGTTGAAACCAAACTTACAGTATCTAAAAGTGTAAAAACCAAAAGAAGAAATCTATACTCCCGCTATGCTGCACCTGTTTGGACCCAATTCCAAATCAGGGACATCGGAGGGATTCAAAGGAATGCTTCCTTTGTTTATCTGAATAATTTTCTGATAATTCATGGGTCTTGGCACTGTAACACCAACTACTTGTTTTATGAAATCTGCTTCAGACAGATTCAAAATGTCATGTTCTTTTGTCTTTGCTATGGTAGTTGAAAATACTCCATTTGTTGAAGTTACAGATGATCCATGATGAGTTGGGAATACTATCGTATCTAAAGGAAGTTTCAATAGTTTATTGTGTAGTGAATCATAAAGTTGTGCTGCAAACTCTTCTGCCTTATCTCTGAGATCAGGTCTACCAATACTTTCAATGAATAATATGTCTCCAGTGAACACATATTTTTCATCTACTACATATGATAGACTTCCAGGAGTATGACCAGGAGTATGAATGACACGAAGTTTAGAGTTGCCAAACATTATCTCTTGACCATCATCAAGAAAATTAGCTGATCTATCCCACACCTCGAGTTTACTTTCATACATTGGGGAACCAGTAAGATTTGCTAGTTGTTGGGCAGCAGAGACATGATCGGCATGTTGGTGTGTATCAATTATGTGAGTGATTTTTGCCCCTTCTAGTTTTACTATTTCCAGATATTTTTCAGCAGGATAAAGTGGATCAATTACTATTGCAGACTTTTGGGATATTACAATATGAGAAAGACATCCTTTACCCACTTTTTCCACCTGAATTACAGTTGGATTTTTTTCTGCATTTACTGAATTGAGAACTTGACTCCATCCAGCAAGACCATCTTCTAGAACCCGGGATTTAATCCCATTTCTTGCAAGAGCAAAAGTTGCAATCGTTGCCATGTTGCCATGAGGGCAAATTGTGACGATTTCCTTGTCTTGTGGAATTTTTGACATATTTTCAGGCTTGAACAGGTCTGATAGTGGAATGTTTTTACTACCTGGAATATTATAATCAGAAAATTCATCAGAATCTCTAACATCCAACATGTACAAATTAGAATCATGTAATCTCTTTGAAAGATTGTTTGGATTAATTGCTGTGGGAGGACTGCCCCTTATCAATTCCTTGGTCCAGTTTTTCATTCCACCTTTCAAATAATTAGCATTTAATCCAAATGAACGCATCATCATGGTAGTTTCTTCAGCCATCTCCCCATCACCATCAATTAAAACAAGCTTTACATTCTTTGGAATTTTAGGCATCAAAGTTTCTTTAGTTCTAGTATCACAAACGGCATGAACAGAACCACTAATGTGTCCATCTTTGTAAGTATCTTGCAACCTCAAATCAAACAAAAGTAATGGTTCTTTATTTTGTAGC
This genomic window contains:
- a CDS encoding rhodanese-like domain-containing protein, which produces MAELHSKEFEITADELYDSLQNKEPLLLFDLRLQDTYKDGHISGSVHAVCDTRTKETLMPKIPKNVKLVLIDGDGEMAEETTMMMRSFGLNANYLKGGMKNWTKELIRGSPPTAINPNNLSKRLHDSNLYMLDVRDSDEFSDYNIPGSKNIPLSDLFKPENMSKIPQDKEIVTICPHGNMATIATFALARNGIKSRVLEDGLAGWSQVLNSVNAEKNPTVIQVEKVGKGCLSHIVISQKSAIVIDPLYPAEKYLEIVKLEGAKITHIIDTHQHADHVSAAQQLANLTGSPMYESKLEVWDRSANFLDDGQEIMFGNSKLRVIHTPGHTPGSLSYVVDEKYVFTGDILFIESIGRPDLRDKAEEFAAQLYDSLHNKLLKLPLDTIVFPTHHGSSVTSTNGVFSTTIAKTKEHDILNLSEADFIKQVVGVTVPRPMNYQKIIQINKGSIPLNPSDVPDLELGPNRCSIAGV